From Nitrososphaerales archaeon, the proteins below share one genomic window:
- the ilvC gene encoding ketol-acid reductoisomerase: MARQWMDNQVKLDAIKKETVAVIGYGIQGRAQSNNLRDSGINVIVGLRKNGKSWVEAEKDGHDVREVKEATKNADIIHILIPDMEQARVYKQEIAPYLQSGKALGFSHGAAIHWRWIEPPKDVDVVMIAPKAPGQRVRELYLENFGTPALVAVHQDATKRAWDRVLAMAKGIGCTRAGVLETNFKEEVETDWFGEQVDLCGGAHSLILNAFDTLVENGYQPEVAYFECLHELKLIVDLIQRYGVTGMYNRVSETARYGGLTRGPRVIDANVKKRMKEVLSEIQSGKFADEWVSIYEKEGKVAFERYMKQIEQHEIEKVGKKLRRMMWPKEPEV, from the coding sequence ATGGCTAGGCAGTGGATGGACAATCAAGTAAAGCTTGATGCTATAAAGAAAGAGACAGTGGCTGTTATAGGATACGGTATTCAGGGTCGTGCGCAATCAAATAACCTGAGGGATTCTGGCATAAATGTTATAGTTGGTTTAAGGAAGAACGGAAAGAGTTGGGTAGAGGCAGAGAAAGACGGGCATGATGTTAGAGAAGTTAAAGAAGCCACAAAGAACGCAGATATCATACACATACTGATTCCAGATATGGAACAGGCAAGAGTTTACAAGCAGGAAATTGCCCCGTATCTGCAGAGTGGCAAAGCTTTAGGTTTTTCACATGGAGCTGCGATACACTGGAGATGGATTGAACCTCCAAAGGATGTTGACGTAGTGATGATTGCACCCAAAGCTCCTGGACAACGCGTAAGGGAATTGTATCTGGAAAACTTTGGTACACCAGCACTAGTAGCAGTGCATCAGGATGCTACGAAGAGAGCGTGGGATAGGGTATTGGCAATGGCAAAGGGAATTGGGTGCACAAGAGCAGGTGTGTTAGAGACAAACTTCAAGGAAGAGGTTGAGACCGACTGGTTTGGTGAGCAGGTCGACCTGTGCGGAGGTGCTCACTCATTAATACTTAATGCATTTGACACGTTAGTAGAAAATGGGTACCAGCCCGAAGTTGCATATTTTGAATGTTTGCATGAATTGAAGTTAATTGTAGATTTGATACAGCGTTATGGTGTAACGGGTATGTATAATAGGGTAAGTGAAACTGCAAGATATGGAGGATTAACGCGGGGTCCAAGAGTAATCGATGCTAACGTAAAGAAGCGTATGAAGGAAGTGTTATCAGAAATTCAGTCTGGTAAGTTTGCTGATGAGTGGGTCAGTATCTATGAGAAGGAGGGCAAGGTGGCTTTTGAGCGTTATATGAAGCAGATAGAACAACATGAGATTGAAAAGGTAGGAAAGAAGCTTAGAAGGATGATGTGGCCGAAAGAGCCTGAAGTTTAA
- a CDS encoding cobalamin B12-binding domain-containing protein gives MQRQQQKPLRILVAKLGLDGHDRGALVLCRAFRDAGMEVIYSGLFCTPEQVAKMAIDEDVDAIAMSLLNGAHTTLFPKVARMLRERGVNDILLVGGGIIPEKDKVLLERESITGNFGPGTPLQEIIDHIVKNVKKR, from the coding sequence ATGCAGCGACAGCAGCAAAAGCCTTTGCGTATACTAGTAGCAAAATTAGGTCTAGATGGCCACGATCGTGGAGCCCTGGTATTATGTAGGGCGTTTAGGGATGCTGGTATGGAGGTTATCTATTCCGGATTGTTCTGCACACCCGAGCAAGTGGCTAAGATGGCAATCGACGAAGATGTCGATGCCATTGCGATGAGCCTATTGAATGGAGCGCATACAACACTCTTTCCGAAAGTTGCCAGAATGCTAAGAGAAAGGGGCGTAAATGATATTTTGTTAGTAGGAGGAGGAATAATTCCAGAGAAAGATAAGGTCTTATTGGAAAGGGAAAGCATAACTGGAAACTTTGGTCCGGGAACACCCTTACAGGAGATAATAGATCATATAGTAAAGAACGTAAAGAAAAGATAG